A window of Diadema setosum chromosome 2, eeDiaSeto1, whole genome shotgun sequence contains these coding sequences:
- the LOC140246205 gene encoding UPF0739 protein C1orf74 homolog, whose protein sequence is MVFSKLIQSDLVNGDIMNLQSAATSYLGRAASKHWKEIVCDISSVIGGVKPSFLYDYPPCKPESLQRFARDVVEPLCCVNVEKPVPLVQGQQSEVAEDSSVVQGTEYITLILHDDIIFVNRLLLLKNIRKFLTTLTPVNNVTDGDNYDTVDVSTSQFSALLVDVTGTLEKPKIASQEDISNFTLAARDVVFQVERDSGDVVNLSCSEWNLTTVFGLLLGYPVLYWYEVDVHGNCLSYTPLCVHKCICNFTFESFPSMKNEHPSNTCVLQKKEHVVYSFSAPECLSSSLDEVILQWKEEITERIQAFKQCSLVAFESKNVTLPSVAL, encoded by the coding sequence ATGGTGTTTTCCAAGTTGATACAGAGTGATCTGGTAAACGGAGACATAATGAACTTACAGTCAGCAGCAACAAGTTATCTTGGAAGAGCAGCGAGCAAACATTGGAAAGAAATAGTGTGTGACATTTCCAGTGTTATAGGTGGAGTCAAGCCATCTTTTTTATATGACTATCCTCCATGTAAACCAGAATCTTTGCAAAGATTTGCAAGGGATGTCGTTGAACCATTATGTTGTGTAAATGTTGAGAAACCTGTTCCACTTGTACAAGGACAGCAAAGTGAAGTTGCAGAAGATAGCAGTGTTGTGCAAGGGACAGAGTACATAACTTTAATATTGCATGATGACATTATATTTGTAAACAGACTATTGCTGTTGAAGAATATAAGGAAGTTCTTGACTACATTAACTCCAGTCAACAATGTGACAGATGGTGACAACTATGACACTGTAGATGTATCAACATCTCAGTTCTCAGCACTTCTGGTGGATGTTACTGGGACATTAGAGAAGCCAAAGATAGCGAGCCAAGAGGATATTTCAAACTTTACTCTTGCTGCAAGGGATGTTGTGTTTCAAGTTGAaagagattctggagatgtgGTGAATCTCTCATGTAGTGAATGGAATCTCACAACAGTGTTTGGTTTACTGTTGGGCTATCCTGTACTGTATTGGTATGAAGTGGATGTCCATGGAAACTGTCTCTCCTACACTCCATTATGTGTTCACAAGTGCATATGCAATTTTACATTTGAAAGCTTTCCATCCATGAAAAATGAGCACCCGAGCAACACTTGTGTCTTGCAGAAAAAAGAGCATGTTGTTTACTCATTCAGTGCTCCAGAATGTTTGTCATCAAGTCTAGATGAGGTGATTTTGCAGTGGAAAGAAGAAATCACAGAGCGAATTCAAGCATTCAAACAGTGTTCTCTGGTTgcatttgaaagcaaaaatgtTACATTACCATCTGTTGCTTTATGA